One genomic region from Bradyrhizobium icense encodes:
- a CDS encoding DUF3237 domain-containing protein, which yields MAPQLSTKYVFTITVRIGEVTSAGEIGTGVRRIIPIIGGEVKGEGINGKVCPFGADFQIIRPNELIELEAKYAFETDDGAVIYVENRGLRFGPVELLQKLKRGEPVDPKLIYFRTVPRFETGSEKYRWLMQNLFIGSAARHADRVVIDVHQVL from the coding sequence ATGGCTCCGCAGCTTTCGACGAAGTACGTCTTTACCATCACGGTCCGTATCGGCGAGGTGACTTCGGCCGGCGAGATCGGTACCGGCGTGCGCCGGATCATTCCGATCATCGGCGGCGAGGTAAAGGGAGAGGGGATCAACGGCAAGGTCTGCCCTTTTGGTGCCGACTTCCAGATCATCCGGCCCAACGAATTGATCGAACTGGAAGCGAAATACGCTTTCGAGACCGACGACGGCGCCGTCATCTATGTCGAGAACAGGGGCCTGCGTTTCGGTCCGGTCGAACTGCTGCAAAAGCTCAAGCGCGGCGAGCCGGTCGATCCGAAGCTGATCTATTTCCGCACCGTGCCGCGGTTCGAGACTGGGTCCGAAAAATACCGCTGGCTGATGCAAAACCTCTTCATCGGCTCGGCCGCCCGCCACGCCGACCGCGTGGTGATCGACGTGCATCAGGTGCTGTAG
- a CDS encoding crotonase/enoyl-CoA hydratase family protein — protein sequence MGNASTASAGSSDLLKIEQKGAVLTVGLNRPAKRNALNDGIILAIQDCFSHLPEGTGAVVIHGVGDHFSSGLDLSELTEHDATEGLRHSQMWHRVFDRIQYSRVPVIAALKGAVIGGGLELACAAHIRVAEPSAYFALPEGQRGIFVGGGGSVRLPRLIGVARMIDMMLTGRVYSATEGSAYGFSQYLTDAGGALPKALELAERVAANAPLTNFAVLQALPMIAEANPQTGLLMESLMATVAQSDKEAKRRIRAFLDHKTAKVKPT from the coding sequence ATGGGAAACGCCTCCACCGCCTCAGCGGGTTCATCCGACCTGCTCAAGATCGAGCAGAAGGGCGCGGTGCTGACCGTGGGCCTCAACCGTCCGGCCAAGCGAAATGCGCTGAACGACGGCATCATCCTCGCGATCCAGGATTGCTTCTCCCATCTGCCCGAAGGCACAGGCGCCGTCGTCATCCATGGCGTCGGCGACCATTTCTCCTCCGGCCTCGACCTGTCCGAACTGACCGAGCATGACGCAACCGAGGGCCTGCGGCACTCGCAGATGTGGCACCGGGTGTTCGACCGCATCCAGTATAGCCGGGTCCCCGTGATCGCGGCGTTGAAGGGCGCGGTGATCGGCGGCGGGCTGGAGCTGGCCTGTGCCGCGCACATCCGCGTTGCCGAACCGAGCGCCTATTTCGCGCTGCCCGAGGGCCAGCGCGGCATTTTCGTCGGCGGCGGCGGATCGGTGCGGCTGCCGCGCCTGATCGGCGTGGCGCGGATGATCGACATGATGCTGACTGGGCGGGTCTATTCGGCGACCGAAGGCTCGGCCTATGGTTTCTCGCAATACCTCACGGACGCCGGCGGCGCGCTGCCGAAGGCGCTGGAACTGGCGGAGCGGGTAGCTGCGAACGCGCCGCTGACCAATTTTGCCGTGCTGCAGGCGCTGCCGATGATTGCGGAGGCCAATCCGCAAACCGGCCTTCTGATGGAATCGCTGATGGCAACCGTGGCGCAGAGCGACAAAGAGGCCAAGCGCCGCATTCGTGCGTTTCTCGATCACAAGACCGCAAAGGTAAAGCCGACCTGA
- a CDS encoding ABC transporter substrate-binding protein translates to MKKAFLSAAAIVVALALPGSPAVAQTNEITIGITVTTTGPAAALGIPERNSLDFVPKEIGGVPIKIIVLDDGGDPTAATTNARRFVTESKADIIMGSSTTPPTVAVSTVANEAGIPHFGLAPLPINEARMKWSVAMPQPIPIMGKVLYEHMKAHGIKTVGFIGFGDSYGDLWANDFKAQAVPMGLTMSTEERFARPDTSVAGQALKLVAANPDAILVVASGTAAALPQTTLRERGYKGLIYQTHGAASMDFIRIAGPAAEGVIMASGPVMSPESQPDSALTKKPGLALNTAYEAKYGANSRSQFAGHSYDAFEVLKRVIPVALKKAKPGTPEFREAIRLALISEKEIAASQGVYNFTEKDRYGLDDRSRIILTVKDGKYVPAK, encoded by the coding sequence ATGAAGAAGGCCTTTTTGTCCGCTGCAGCCATTGTAGTGGCTCTCGCCTTGCCGGGCTCGCCGGCGGTGGCGCAGACCAACGAAATCACGATCGGTATCACCGTCACCACGACCGGTCCCGCAGCCGCTCTCGGTATTCCCGAGCGCAACTCGCTCGATTTCGTGCCGAAGGAAATCGGCGGCGTGCCGATCAAGATCATCGTGCTCGACGACGGTGGCGACCCGACTGCGGCAACCACCAATGCACGGCGGTTCGTGACCGAATCCAAGGCCGACATCATCATGGGCTCCTCGACAACGCCTCCGACGGTTGCAGTCTCCACGGTTGCGAACGAAGCGGGGATTCCGCATTTCGGCCTCGCGCCGCTCCCCATCAACGAGGCGCGCATGAAGTGGTCGGTCGCGATGCCGCAGCCGATTCCGATCATGGGCAAGGTGCTGTACGAGCACATGAAGGCTCACGGCATCAAGACCGTCGGCTTTATCGGTTTCGGCGATTCCTACGGCGATCTCTGGGCCAACGACTTCAAGGCTCAGGCCGTCCCGATGGGGTTGACCATGAGCACCGAAGAACGGTTTGCTCGTCCGGATACCTCGGTCGCAGGCCAGGCGCTGAAACTCGTCGCCGCCAATCCCGACGCGATCTTGGTCGTCGCCTCCGGTACCGCCGCGGCGCTGCCGCAGACCACGCTGCGCGAGCGCGGCTACAAGGGCCTGATCTACCAGACCCACGGCGCCGCCAGCATGGACTTCATCCGCATCGCAGGTCCCGCGGCGGAAGGCGTGATCATGGCTTCCGGTCCGGTGATGTCGCCGGAGTCCCAGCCCGACAGCGCGCTGACCAAGAAGCCCGGCCTGGCGCTCAACACCGCCTACGAAGCCAAGTATGGCGCCAACAGCCGCAGCCAGTTCGCCGGCCATTCCTACGATGCCTTTGAAGTGCTCAAGCGCGTGATACCGGTGGCGCTGAAGAAGGCCAAGCCGGGCACGCCGGAATTCCGCGAGGCGATCCGTCTGGCGCTGATCTCGGAGAAGGAAATCGCGGCGAGCCAGGGCGTTTACAACTTCACCGAAAAGGATCGCTACGGTCTCGACGACCGCTCGCGCATCATCCTGACCGTGAAGGATGGCAAGTACGTCCCGGCGAAGTGA
- a CDS encoding ABC transporter permease subunit, whose translation MKQRTPLVIFAAVVAAIPFIPGMPPFWIVLLNNIGLAALVAMGLVLLTGVGGLTSFGQAAFCGFGAYTTAVLTTAYGFSPWLTLPLSLVVSGIAAVLLGIVTVRLSGHYLPLGTIAWGIGLFYLFSKLEFLGRNDGISGIPPLSIGSFRMLDPGTIYFAIWIAVLVSALLTMNLLDSRTGRAIRALRRGHIAGEAFGVQTPRAKLLVFVYAAVLAGLSGWLYAHFQRAANPTPFGAHAGIEYLFIAVVGGAGYVWGAVLGAGIVVILKEILQSYLPYIFGGQSQLETIVFGILLVVLLQLAPTGVWPWLMSRLPIQPGRRKPDASLPLAKPVREQPSSAVLLQIEKARKQFGGVIAVNDVSFDVQAREIVALIGPNGAGKSTTFNLITGVLTTTGGTISVLGHKVDNAPPQEVVKLGVARTFQHVKLVPDMTVLENVAIGAHLRGSAGAISSMVRLDRADEAKLLAEAARQIERVGLGDQIDQLAGSLSLGQQRIVEIARALCVDPLLLLLDEPAAGLRHMEKQRLAALLRQLRDGGMSVLLVEHDMGFVMDLADRVVVLDFGTKIAEGTPDAIKTNPDVIKAYLGATA comes from the coding sequence ATGAAGCAGCGCACCCCTCTCGTCATCTTCGCAGCGGTCGTGGCGGCGATCCCGTTCATCCCGGGCATGCCGCCGTTCTGGATCGTGCTGCTCAACAATATCGGCCTCGCCGCGCTGGTGGCGATGGGCCTCGTACTCCTGACCGGCGTCGGCGGTCTCACCTCCTTCGGCCAGGCCGCGTTCTGCGGCTTCGGCGCCTACACCACGGCAGTTTTGACCACGGCCTATGGCTTCTCGCCATGGCTGACGCTGCCGCTCTCGCTCGTGGTCAGCGGCATCGCAGCCGTCCTGCTCGGCATCGTCACGGTGCGGCTGTCCGGCCACTATTTGCCGCTCGGCACCATCGCCTGGGGCATCGGCCTGTTTTACCTGTTCAGCAAGCTGGAATTTCTCGGCCGCAATGACGGCATCTCCGGCATCCCGCCGCTGTCGATCGGCAGTTTCCGGATGCTCGATCCCGGCACGATCTATTTCGCGATCTGGATCGCGGTGCTGGTCTCGGCGCTCTTGACCATGAACCTGCTGGACTCCCGCACCGGTCGCGCCATCCGCGCATTGCGACGCGGTCATATCGCGGGTGAAGCGTTCGGCGTGCAGACACCGCGGGCCAAGCTGCTGGTATTCGTTTATGCGGCTGTGCTCGCCGGCCTCTCCGGCTGGCTCTACGCGCATTTCCAGCGCGCCGCCAATCCGACTCCGTTCGGTGCACATGCCGGCATCGAATATTTGTTCATCGCCGTGGTCGGCGGCGCGGGCTATGTCTGGGGCGCGGTGCTCGGCGCGGGTATCGTCGTGATCCTGAAGGAGATCCTGCAGAGCTATCTGCCCTATATCTTCGGCGGCCAGAGCCAGCTCGAGACCATCGTGTTCGGCATCCTGCTGGTCGTCCTGCTGCAACTGGCGCCGACCGGCGTCTGGCCCTGGCTGATGTCGCGACTGCCGATCCAGCCGGGCCGCAGGAAGCCCGATGCGTCGCTTCCGCTTGCCAAGCCGGTGCGCGAACAGCCTTCGTCTGCCGTGCTCCTGCAGATCGAGAAGGCGCGCAAGCAGTTCGGCGGCGTAATCGCCGTCAACGACGTCTCCTTCGACGTTCAGGCCCGCGAGATCGTCGCCCTGATCGGCCCCAACGGCGCCGGCAAGAGCACGACCTTCAACCTGATCACGGGCGTGCTGACGACAACCGGCGGAACGATCTCCGTGCTCGGCCACAAGGTCGACAACGCTCCGCCGCAGGAGGTGGTAAAGCTCGGCGTCGCGCGCACCTTCCAGCACGTCAAGCTGGTGCCTGACATGACCGTGCTGGAGAACGTCGCGATCGGCGCGCATCTGCGAGGGTCTGCGGGCGCGATCTCCAGCATGGTCCGGCTCGACCGGGCCGACGAGGCGAAACTGCTGGCAGAAGCCGCCCGCCAGATCGAGCGCGTCGGCCTCGGCGACCAGATCGATCAATTGGCGGGAAGCCTCTCGCTCGGCCAGCAGCGCATCGTCGAGATTGCACGCGCGCTGTGCGTCGATCCGCTGCTGCTGCTGCTCGACGAGCCGGCCGCAGGACTGCGCCACATGGAAAAACAGCGGCTCGCCGCCCTGCTCCGTCAATTGCGGGACGGCGGCATGTCGGTGCTGCTGGTCGAGCACGACATGGGTTTTGTGATGGATCTCGCCGATCGCGTCGTCGTGCTCGATTTCGGCACCAAGATCGCCGAGGGCACACCGGACGCGATCAAAACCAATCCCGATGTGATCAAAGCCTATCTCGGAGCAACCGCATGA
- a CDS encoding acyl-CoA thioesterase, producing the protein MFVNRRDVQIQWGDCDPANIVYYPRYFAMFDDSTSIMFEAAGFSKQDLIHKYGLVGIPMVDTRAKFHIPSTHGDWIRIESRIESLKRSSFEVVHNVFKADALAIEAFETRVLVGKHPEDPAKLKSAPMPPEIIERFMRG; encoded by the coding sequence ATGTTCGTCAACCGGCGCGACGTGCAGATCCAGTGGGGCGATTGCGACCCTGCCAACATCGTTTACTACCCGCGCTACTTCGCGATGTTCGACGATTCCACCTCGATCATGTTCGAAGCGGCCGGTTTTTCGAAACAGGACCTCATCCACAAATACGGCCTGGTCGGCATTCCCATGGTGGACACCCGGGCAAAATTCCATATCCCGTCTACCCATGGCGACTGGATCAGGATCGAAAGCCGGATCGAGAGCCTCAAGCGATCGAGCTTCGAGGTGGTCCACAACGTGTTCAAGGCCGACGCATTGGCGATCGAGGCGTTCGAGACCCGCGTGCTGGTCGGCAAGCATCCGGAGGATCCCGCGAAGCTGAAATCGGCGCCGATGCCGCCGGAGATCATCGAGCGTTTCATGCGGGGCTGA
- a CDS encoding ABC transporter ATP-binding protein, giving the protein MSALLSVSDAHVSYGKVEAVRSVSLDVADDEIVTIIGANGAGKTTLLNAIMGVLPLKGATAFAGADMTPLDIEDRVAAGLCLVPEHRELFGTMNVEDNLQLGAFRIPKATAARSFERVYTLFPRLKERRKQLAGTLSGGEQQMLAMGRALMGAPKLLMLDEPSLGLAPIIVADIFRTIGELRAAGVSVLLVEQNAQAALKIADRAYVMELGEFILSGPAKDIASNERVAASYLGFQHEGASGI; this is encoded by the coding sequence ATGAGCGCGCTATTATCGGTCTCCGACGCCCACGTTTCATACGGCAAGGTCGAAGCCGTGCGCTCGGTTTCGCTCGATGTCGCCGACGACGAGATCGTCACCATCATCGGCGCCAACGGCGCCGGCAAGACCACGCTGCTGAACGCCATCATGGGCGTCCTGCCACTCAAGGGCGCCACCGCCTTCGCCGGCGCCGATATGACTCCGCTCGACATCGAGGATCGCGTCGCGGCGGGGCTCTGTCTGGTGCCGGAGCACCGCGAACTGTTCGGCACGATGAACGTCGAGGACAATCTGCAGCTCGGCGCCTTCCGGATTCCGAAGGCAACCGCGGCAAGGTCGTTCGAGCGGGTCTACACGCTGTTTCCGCGGCTCAAGGAGCGGCGCAAGCAATTGGCCGGCACGCTGTCGGGCGGCGAGCAGCAGATGCTGGCGATGGGCCGCGCCCTGATGGGGGCGCCAAAACTGTTGATGCTGGACGAACCGAGCCTTGGGCTGGCACCGATCATCGTTGCCGATATCTTCCGCACCATCGGCGAGTTGCGCGCCGCCGGCGTGTCGGTGCTGCTGGTCGAACAGAATGCGCAAGCGGCGCTTAAAATCGCCGACCGCGCCTATGTCATGGAACTCGGCGAATTTATCCTCTCCGGGCCAGCCAAGGATATCGCCAGCAACGAGCGCGTCGCGGCGAGCTATCTCGGCTTCCAGCACGAGGGCGCAAGCGGGATTTAG
- a CDS encoding feruloyl-CoA synthase has product MSAKPDMSASTVSAARAGDHPLRPISFGTPAVHVERRDDGTIYLRPKAQLRDYPVRITDRLHHWAAAAPDRVFMAERNAARGWRQITYAELLASSRHIASALLARGLSAEKPVVILSGNSVDHALVAFGALYAGIPFCPVSPAYSLVSRDYGKLGYLMKLLTPGLVFADDATKFADALAANVSLGTEIAASRGVVAGRQVTSLADLMAAPLHPRLDAVHQAIGPDTIAKFLLTSGSTGNPKAVINTQRMICANQVMLRETLAFLKDEPPVIVDWLPWNHTFGGNHNIGLTLYNGGSMYLDEGKPMPGGIEETVRNLQEISPTVYFNVPKGYESLLPYLRDDAALRKKFFARLHAMFFSGAALSAFVWNSLDELSVQETGYRVPMLTGLGATETAPFFMSVNPMTSRSGHVGLPVLGNDAKLVPNNGKLEVRAKGPNVMPGYWRQPDMTAKSFDEEGFYKMGDALKPAVADNFDAGFDFDGRIGEDFKLASGTWVSVGPLRARFVAACAPLVRDVVIAGINRDEISALVVLDLDGCRLINPTLPHDDPATAASDPLIVAAFRERFQKFVAGATGSSTRITRAVLLDAPLSIDRGEVTDKGSINQRAVLENRSALIEEIYSPAPPAQVITL; this is encoded by the coding sequence ATGAGCGCCAAGCCCGACATGTCCGCCTCGACCGTATCAGCCGCGCGTGCCGGTGATCATCCGTTACGCCCGATCTCGTTCGGTACGCCCGCGGTGCATGTCGAGCGCCGCGACGACGGCACCATCTATCTGCGGCCGAAAGCGCAACTTCGCGACTATCCGGTGCGCATCACCGATCGCCTGCATCATTGGGCCGCGGCGGCGCCCGACCGTGTCTTCATGGCGGAGCGCAATGCCGCTCGCGGCTGGCGTCAGATCACTTATGCCGAGCTGTTGGCGTCGTCGCGGCATATCGCCTCCGCGCTGCTGGCGCGCGGCCTTTCGGCTGAAAAGCCGGTCGTCATCCTGTCCGGCAATTCGGTCGATCACGCACTCGTCGCGTTCGGCGCGCTCTATGCTGGCATTCCCTTCTGTCCGGTATCGCCGGCCTATTCGCTGGTGTCGCGTGACTATGGCAAGCTCGGCTATCTGATGAAGCTGTTGACTCCCGGCCTCGTGTTCGCGGACGACGCCACGAAATTCGCCGATGCGCTCGCTGCCAATGTGTCGCTTGGTACCGAGATCGCGGCGTCGCGCGGCGTGGTAGCGGGACGCCAGGTCACGAGTCTGGCTGACCTGATGGCGGCGCCATTGCATCCGCGTCTCGACGCGGTGCACCAGGCGATCGGCCCTGATACGATCGCCAAGTTCTTGCTGACGTCGGGCTCGACCGGCAACCCGAAGGCCGTCATCAACACGCAACGCATGATCTGCGCCAACCAGGTCATGCTGCGCGAGACGCTGGCGTTCCTGAAGGACGAGCCGCCGGTCATCGTCGATTGGCTGCCGTGGAATCACACCTTCGGCGGCAATCACAATATCGGGCTGACGCTGTATAATGGCGGCTCGATGTACCTCGACGAGGGCAAGCCGATGCCCGGCGGCATCGAGGAGACCGTGCGCAATCTCCAGGAGATTTCGCCGACGGTCTATTTCAACGTGCCCAAGGGCTATGAATCGCTATTGCCCTATCTGCGCGACGATGCGGCCTTGCGCAAAAAATTCTTTGCCCGCCTCCATGCGATGTTCTTCTCGGGCGCCGCGCTGTCGGCCTTCGTCTGGAACAGCCTCGACGAATTGTCGGTCCAGGAAACCGGCTATCGCGTGCCGATGCTGACGGGTCTCGGCGCCACCGAGACTGCGCCGTTCTTCATGTCGGTCAATCCGATGACCAGCCGCTCCGGCCATGTCGGGCTGCCGGTTTTGGGCAATGATGCGAAACTCGTGCCCAACAACGGCAAGCTGGAGGTTCGCGCCAAGGGGCCGAACGTGATGCCCGGCTACTGGCGTCAGCCTGATATGACGGCGAAGTCTTTCGATGAGGAAGGCTTCTACAAGATGGGCGATGCGCTCAAGCCGGCCGTTGCAGACAATTTCGACGCCGGCTTCGATTTCGACGGCCGCATCGGCGAGGACTTCAAGCTTGCCAGCGGTACCTGGGTCAGCGTCGGCCCGTTACGCGCGCGCTTTGTCGCGGCCTGCGCACCGCTGGTGCGCGACGTCGTGATAGCCGGCATCAACCGCGACGAAATATCGGCACTGGTGGTGCTGGACCTCGACGGTTGCCGCCTGATCAATCCGACGCTTCCGCACGATGATCCGGCCACCGCAGCGTCGGACCCGCTGATCGTTGCGGCCTTCCGCGAGCGCTTCCAGAAGTTCGTCGCGGGCGCAACCGGATCATCGACCAGGATCACGCGCGCGGTGCTGCTCGATGCGCCGCTGTCGATCGACCGCGGCGAGGTCACCGACAAGGGCTCGATCAACCAGCGCGCGGTTCTGGAGAACCGCAGCGCGCTGATCGAGGAAATCTATTCGCCAGCGCCACCGGCGCAGGTCATTACGCTGTAA
- a CDS encoding TRAP transporter large permease, with protein MSTDAVAVLGFVTLFVLMLLRVPVGMAMGLVGVCGFGYLVGFTPALKMVGQTSMRTVTDYTFGVIPMFLLMGAFVSNSGMSRELFRAANGFVGHLSGGLGIATVGACGGFAAICGSSVATAATFSAVAYPEMRRYGYPQSFATGVIAAGGTLGAMLPPSTVLAVYGIITEQDIGKLFIAGIVPGLLAIAMYMVTIALIGWLRPDFLPAGPHTKWRERFAGLKSIWAPVLLFIFVIGGLYGLPFLPRFTPTEAGGVGATGALLIGLFTGRLNKEKILASLLQATRTAAAVFTVLIGALIFGYFLTVTQTPQKVTELLTGLGLGPYGILALIMAMYLVLGCLMDAMAMIILTVPIIFPVIVHLGFDPIWFGIIIVMTVELGLISPPIGMNVFVIKSVVKDVTFSTIFRGVMPFVVTDLIRLVILIAFPILALWLPQRMAG; from the coding sequence ATGAGTACCGATGCCGTCGCGGTCCTGGGATTCGTCACGCTGTTTGTGCTGATGCTGCTGCGCGTGCCGGTGGGCATGGCGATGGGGCTCGTCGGCGTCTGCGGCTTCGGTTATCTGGTTGGCTTCACCCCGGCGCTCAAGATGGTCGGCCAGACCTCGATGCGCACGGTGACCGACTACACCTTCGGCGTGATTCCGATGTTCCTGTTGATGGGGGCGTTCGTCAGCAATTCCGGCATGAGCCGCGAACTGTTCCGCGCCGCCAACGGCTTTGTCGGCCATCTGAGCGGCGGGCTTGGCATTGCTACTGTCGGGGCCTGCGGCGGCTTTGCCGCGATCTGCGGCTCTTCGGTGGCGACTGCTGCAACCTTTTCAGCCGTGGCCTATCCGGAAATGCGCCGCTATGGCTATCCGCAATCCTTTGCCACCGGCGTCATCGCGGCCGGCGGCACGCTAGGCGCCATGTTGCCGCCGTCGACGGTGCTCGCCGTCTACGGCATCATCACCGAACAGGACATCGGCAAGCTGTTCATCGCCGGCATCGTTCCCGGCCTGCTCGCCATTGCCATGTACATGGTTACGATCGCGCTGATTGGTTGGTTGCGCCCGGATTTCCTGCCGGCGGGGCCGCATACCAAATGGCGCGAACGCTTTGCCGGCCTGAAGAGCATCTGGGCGCCGGTGTTGCTGTTCATCTTCGTGATCGGCGGTCTCTACGGCCTGCCGTTTTTGCCGCGCTTTACGCCGACCGAAGCCGGTGGCGTCGGAGCCACCGGCGCACTGTTGATCGGCCTTTTCACCGGGCGGCTGAACAAGGAAAAAATCCTGGCTTCTTTGCTGCAGGCGACCCGCACCGCGGCCGCGGTTTTTACCGTGCTGATCGGCGCGCTGATCTTCGGTTATTTCCTGACGGTGACTCAGACCCCGCAGAAGGTCACCGAGCTGCTCACCGGCCTCGGCCTCGGTCCCTACGGCATCCTGGCCCTCATCATGGCGATGTATCTGGTGCTGGGCTGCCTGATGGACGCCATGGCCATGATCATCCTGACGGTGCCGATCATCTTTCCGGTGATCGTGCACCTCGGCTTCGACCCGATCTGGTTCGGCATCATCATCGTGATGACGGTGGAACTTGGCCTCATCTCTCCGCCGATCGGCATGAATGTCTTTGTCATCAAGAGCGTCGTCAAGGACGTGACGTTCTCCACGATCTTCCGTGGCGTGATGCCCTTCGTGGTGACGGACCTGATCCGGCTGGTAATCCTGATCGCGTTTCCGATACTGGCGCTGTGGTTGCCGCAACGCATGGCCGGATAG
- a CDS encoding TRAP transporter small permease, whose protein sequence is MNRAHMDRFIDTIEWIAAAFVGIVAINIFIAVILRNTLNYAIPDSFDIGRMLLGILIFWGIAATSYRGGHITVDLIWANVGPKYQRMIDVFATLVLLFVVTVQTYTLFDKVRGTYNDNVLTFEMHMPTWPFFAVAWAGDAAAVLLIAIRTWRLVFHPEDIHDTDIKTTE, encoded by the coding sequence ATGAATCGCGCGCATATGGATCGCTTCATCGACACGATCGAATGGATCGCTGCCGCCTTTGTCGGCATCGTCGCCATCAACATTTTCATCGCGGTGATCCTGCGCAACACGTTGAACTATGCGATCCCCGACTCGTTCGACATCGGGCGCATGCTGCTCGGCATCCTGATCTTCTGGGGCATTGCCGCCACCAGCTACCGCGGCGGCCACATCACCGTCGACCTGATCTGGGCCAATGTCGGTCCAAAATACCAGCGCATGATCGACGTGTTCGCGACGCTGGTGCTGCTGTTCGTCGTCACGGTGCAGACCTATACCCTGTTCGACAAGGTGCGCGGCACCTACAACGACAACGTCCTGACGTTCGAGATGCACATGCCGACCTGGCCGTTCTTCGCGGTCGCCTGGGCCGGCGACGCCGCCGCGGTGCTGCTGATCGCGATCCGTACCTGGCGGCTGGTCTTCCATCCGGAGGATATCCACGACACCGACATCAAGACGACGGAGTAG
- a CDS encoding SDR family NAD(P)-dependent oxidoreductase has protein sequence MQLKDQAAIVTGGASGLGAATARRLAAQGAKVAVCDLNAKLAEDVAAEIGGIAVICDVSDASSAEAAIAKAAAAHGPARVLVNCAGIGVAKRVIGKDGPMALGDFDKVIKVNLIGSFNMLRLATAPMSKLEPLPTGERGVVISTASVAAYDGQIGQSAYSASKGGIVAMTLPIARELAQFGIRVLTIAPGLFLTPLLANLPQEAQDSLAASIPFPRRLGQADEFASLALHMIDNPYLNGEVVRLDAALRMAPR, from the coding sequence ATGCAGTTGAAGGACCAGGCCGCCATCGTCACCGGCGGCGCATCGGGATTGGGCGCGGCGACCGCGCGCCGCCTCGCGGCGCAGGGCGCCAAGGTCGCGGTCTGCGATCTCAACGCCAAGCTTGCTGAGGACGTTGCGGCCGAGATCGGCGGCATCGCCGTGATCTGCGATGTCTCCGACGCATCTTCAGCGGAAGCTGCGATCGCCAAGGCCGCGGCGGCGCATGGTCCGGCGCGCGTACTGGTGAACTGCGCCGGCATCGGCGTCGCCAAGCGCGTGATCGGCAAGGACGGCCCGATGGCGCTCGGCGATTTCGACAAGGTGATCAAGGTCAACCTGATCGGCTCGTTCAACATGCTGCGGCTGGCGACCGCTCCGATGTCGAAGCTGGAGCCCCTTCCGACCGGCGAGCGCGGCGTGGTGATCTCGACCGCCTCGGTCGCGGCTTATGACGGCCAGATCGGTCAGTCGGCCTATTCGGCTTCCAAGGGCGGCATCGTCGCCATGACGCTGCCGATCGCGCGCGAACTGGCGCAGTTCGGCATTCGCGTGCTGACGATCGCGCCCGGCCTGTTCCTCACGCCGCTGCTGGCCAATTTGCCGCAGGAAGCGCAGGATTCGCTTGCCGCCTCGATCCCGTTCCCGCGCCGCCTCGGCCAGGCCGACGAGTTTGCCTCGTTGGCGCTGCACATGATCGACAACCCGTATCTCAACGGCGAAGTGGTGCGGCTCGATGCCGCGCTTCGCATGGCGCCGCGGTAG